In Odocoileus virginianus isolate 20LAN1187 ecotype Illinois chromosome 15, Ovbor_1.2, whole genome shotgun sequence, a genomic segment contains:
- the PABPC1 gene encoding polyadenylate-binding protein 1: MNPSAPSYPMASLYVGDLHPDVTEAMLYEKFSPAGPILSIRVCRDMITRRSLGYAYVNFQQPADAERALDTMNFDVIKGKPVRIMWSQRDPSLRKSGVGNIFIKNLDKSIDNKALYDTFSAFGNILSCKVVCDENGSKGYGFVHFETQEAAERAIEKMNGMLLNDRKVFVGRFKSRKEREAELGARAKEFTNVYIKNFGEDMDDERLKDLFGKFGPALSVKVMTDESGKSKGFGFVSFERHEDAQKAVDEMNGKELNGKQIYVGRAQKKVERQTELKRKFEQMKQDRITRYQGVNLYVKNLDDGIDDERLRKEFSPFGTITSAKVMMEGGRSKGFGFVCFSSPEEATKAVTEMNGRIVATKPLYVALAQRKEERQAHLTNQYMQRMASVRAVPNPVINPYQPAPPSGYFMAAIPQTQNRAAYYPPSQIAQLRPSPRWTAQGARPHPFQNMPGAIRPAAPRPPFSTMRPASSQVPRVMSTQRVANTSTQTMGPRPAAAAAAATPAVRTVPQYKYAAGVRNPQQHLNAQPQVTMQQPAVHVQGQEPLTASMLASAPPQEQKQMLGERLFPLIQAMHPTLAGKITGMLLEIDNSELLHMLESPESLRSKVDEAVAVLQAHQAKEAAQKAVNSATGVPTV; this comes from the exons ATGAACCCCAGCGCCCCCAGCTACCCCATGGCCTCGCTCTACGTGGGGGACCTACACCCCGATGTGACCGAGGCGATGCTCTATGAGAAGTTCAGCCCGGCCGGGCCCATCCTCTCCATCCGGGTCTGCAGGGACATGATCACCCGCCGCTCCTTGGGCTACGCGTATGTGAACTTCCAGCAGCCGGCGGACG CGGAGCGTGCTTTGGACACCATGAATTTTGATGTGATAAAGGGCAAGCCAGTACGCATCATGTGGTCTCAGCGTGATCCATCACTTCGCAAAAGTGGAGTGGGCaacatattcattaaaaatttggATAAATCCATTGATAATAAAGCACTGTATGATACATTTTCTGCTTTTGGTAACATCCTTTCATGTAAG GTGGTTTGTGATGAAAATGGTTCCAAGGGTTATGGATTTGTGCATTTTGAGACACAGGAAGCAGCTGAAAGAGCTATTGAAAAAATGAATGGGATGCTTCTAAATGATCGCAAAGT atttgttGGAAGATTTAAGTCTCGTAAAGAACGAGAAGCAGAACTTGGAGCTAGGGCAAAAGAGTTCACCAATGTTTACATCAAGAATTTTGGAGAAGACATGGACGATGAGCGCCTTAAGGATCTCTTTGGCAAGTTTG gacCTGCCTTAAGTGTGAAAGTAATGACTGATGAGAGTGGAAAATCCAAAGGCTTTGGATTTGTAAGCTTTGAAAGGCATGAAGATGCACAAAAA gcTGTGGatgagatgaatggaaaagagctcaatggaaaacaaatttatgttggTCGAGCCCAGAAAAAAGTGGAACGACAGACAGAACTTAAGCGCAAATTTGAACAGATGAAGCAGGATAGGATCACCAGATACCAG ggtgttAACCTTTATGTGAAAAATCTTGATGATGGTATTGATGATGAACGTCTCCGGAAAGAGTTTTCTCCATTTGGCACAATCACCAGTGCAAAG GTTATGATGGAGGGTGGTCGCAGCAAAGGTTTTGGTTTTGTATGTTTCTCCTCCCCAGAAGAAGCCACTAAAGCAGTTACGGAAATGAACGGTAGAATTGTGGCCACCAAGCCATTGTATGTAGCTTTAGCTCAGCGCAAAGAAGAGCGCCAGGCTCACCTCACTAACCAGTATATGCAGAGGATGGCAAGTGTAAGAGCTGTGCCCAACCCCGTAATCAACCCCTACCAGCCAGCACCTCCTTCAGGTTACTTCATGGCAGCTATCCCACAG ACTCAGAACCGTGCTGCATACTATCCTCCTAGCCAAATTGCTCAACTAAGACCAAGTCCTCGCTGGACTGCTCAGGGTGCCAGACCTCATC CATTCCAAAATATGCCCGGTGCTATCCGCCCAGCCGCTCCTAGACCACCATTTAGTACTATGAGACCAGCTTCTTCACAGGTTCCACGAGTCATGTCGACACAGCGTGTTG ctAACACATCAACACAGACGATGGGTCCACGTcccgcagctgctgctgctgcagctactCCTGCTGTTCGCACCGTTCCACAGTACAAATACGCTGCGGGAGTTCGCAATCCTCAACAACATCTTAATGCACAGCCACAAGTCACCATGCAACAG CCCGCTGTTCATGTACAAGGTCAGGAGCCTCTGACTGCTTCCATGTTGGCATCTGCCCCTCCTCAAGAGCAGAAGCAAATGTTGG GTGAACGGCTCTTTCCTCTAATTCAAGCCATGCACCCTACTCTTGCTGGTAAAATCACTGGCATGTTGTTGGAAATTGATAATTCAGAACTTCTTCATATGCTTGAGTCTCCAGAGTCTCTCCGTtctaaa GTTGATGAAGCTGTAGCTGTACTACAAGCCCACCAAGCAAAAGAGGCTGCCCAGAAAGCAGTTAACAGTGCCACCGGGGTTCCGACTGTCTAA